The DNA region AGAACGGGCATGGCTATGCCTCGATCGGCAAGAAACTCATCGACATGGGCGAGCTCAAGCCGGAAGAAGCCTCCATGCAGGGCATCAAGAATTGGGCCGTGAAGAATCCAGAGCGGCTATTTGTGCTGCTGGGACAGAACCCCAGCTATGTCTTCTTCCGCGTGCTGCCGGATTCGCTTTCCGCGCCGCTCGGTGCACTGGGCGTGCCGCTGACCAATGAATACAGCATCGCTGTCGATCCGCGCACCATCCCGCTGGGCGTGCCGGTGTTCCTGTCCACTACTTATCCGAACAGCGGCAATCCCCTCAACCGCCTCATGTTCGCGCAGGATACCGGCGGTGCGATCAAGGGCGCGGTACGTGCCGACTTCTTCTGGGGCTTCGGTGACTATGCAGCGGTGCGTGCCGGCAGCATGAAACAGCCCGGGCGCATGTGGGTGCTGTTCCCGCGGGGCGGCGAACCGGCATTGAATTGATGCGGCCGCATCACTTCGGATAGAGCGGGGGCGCTCCCTCGGGGCGGGTCTTGAAGCGCTTGTGCAACCAGAAATATTGTTCCGGGATTTCCTGCACCCTTTGTTCGATGAATTCGTTCACGCGTCGCGTATCGGCGATGTCATCCCCGCTAGGATAGTTCTCCCAGGCCGGATAGAAGGTCAGCACGTATCCTTCCCCGCCGGGCAGCAGGCGGGTGACGCAGGGCACGACCCTGGCGCCGGTCATTTGTGCGATGCGCGGCACCGAAGTCATGGTTGCTGCGGGCACGCCGAAGAAGGGGATGAATGCACCATCCTTCACACCCTGGTCCTGATCCGGGAGATAAAAGAAGGGTCTGCCTGCCCGGATGCATTTCAGGATGGGGCGCAGTCCTTGCTGGCGCGAATAAAGGTGTTGATGGCGGAAACGCCCGCGCTTTTTCAGCAACAGTTCGGTCAGATACCTGTTCTTCTGGTTCGCATACATGCTGACGCCGTCGGTGTGCAGCGCGACCCACTGTCCGCCGATATCCATGCCGACGAAATGCGGCATCAGCAAGATGGAAGGCTTGTCCTTGATTGCCTCGAAATGTTCGACGCCTTCGACCCGGATCAGGCCGAGTATCCGATCGGCACTGGACCACCACAGGATGCTGCGCTCGATCAGGCTGCGGCAGAACACCTTGAAGTGCTCGCGCACCAGCTTCCTGCGCACTGCATCGCTCATGTCGGGGAAGCACAACGCCAGATTGATCATGCCGACCTTGCGGCGCTCGCCGGCCAATGGGTAAAGCAGTGTGCCGAGCCCATTGCCGATGGCGACGATCACCCGGAAAGGCAGGAAATGGATCAGCCAGAAGATGAAAACGCCGATGCGTATCAGCAATATCGTTCCTTCTAAGTAGTTGGTCTGAGTTCGGAGGAAGTTCATCTAGGCTATATGCCCGCTATTCTAGCCAACTGGAGGACAGCTTCCAATAACACCTACGTATATTCCCGTATTTATCCGGCCAGAATAGCGGCGTACATTTAATCGTCCCAGCACACCCATTTATCAATATCTTGATCAGGGAGCGTGACATGAGACCGAGCAAACAAAGCAAATCGAGTCGCCAGATTGCCGATATTCCCCCCCCGATCCCCCCGGACTTGCGAGAAAAAATCGAGATAAGCGCCTATTACAAATCCGCGGCCAGAGGTTTTGCCCCGGGGTACGAGCTCGACGACTGGTTGGCGGCCGAGGCCGAAATCAGCTCCAGCGGAAGAAAGGATCACTGACCATGGACGCGTTACAAACACAGGTTTTCGGCTCGATGCAATATCGGTCGGGGATGAGCGAGCCGGCTGCGCTTACGCTGGACCAAGGCGGGATGATCCAGGATTGCACCGATGCCGGCGAAGAGCTGTTCGGCTTCAGCCGCAACGAGCTGGCGCAGCATCATATCTCGCTGCTGTTTCCGCAGCTGTCCGATACCGCGTTGTTGAGCAACGGACTGATCAATTCGCGTTTGCTCTTCCTGTCCCATTGCGGGCATCTTTTCTGGGCAATGGACAGGGACGGCGAGGCATTCTTCAGCGAGCTGTTCTTCTCCCAGCTGGAATATGGGGCGCATCCCATTTTGCGCGTGATCGTTCGGCCTTCGGATGGCGCTCCCCGTCCGAATGCCTGAAGCAGGCGTCCTGCAATGAAATAGACCGGTCGAAAACAAGCCAGGGAGCGGACATGAGGTCAGAACGAGCAGAAGAACCTTCCAGCAAAACGATTCGCGGTGAATACAACTACCTGGCATCTGCTGCCGAGCCGCCAATGACCTTTGGCGGCATGCTGTCTGCCGGCGCGCGGTTGCTGCTGGCGAAGATCATGAATGCTCTTGGCAATCCGCCGGTACAGGTGGTGCTGTGGAACGGCCTGGTGATAGAGGCCAACCATGGCAGCAGCGTAGCGCGCGTGGTCATCCGCGATCCTGGTGCGCTGGTGAAACTGTTCATCGACCATGAGCTTTATTTCGGCGAACTGTACTCCGAGGGACGCATCGAGGTGCAGGGCAACCTGCTGGAATTCCTCGAGGCGGTATTCAGGGTCTGGCCGTTGCGCAGCCAGGACAAGGTGGTGAAAAAACTGCTGGCGCCCATCTACGATGTGCGGCGCAACACCATCATCGGCGCGCGGCGCAACATCCGGCACCACTACGACATCGGCAACAGTTTCTACAAGCTCTGGCTGGAGGAGCGGATGGTCTATACCTGTGCGTATTTTTCGCATGGTGCCGCCAGCCTGGAGGAGGCGCAGCTCGCCAAAATGGATCACGTTTGCCGCAAGCTGCGCCTGCAGCCCGGCGATGCCGTAGTGGAGGCCGGCTGCGGCTGGGGTGCCCTGGCCATGCACATGGCGAGGCACTACGGGGCGAAGGTGCGTGCCTACAACATCTCCACGGAGCAGATCGCCTTTGCCCGGCAGCGCGCTGCCGCCGAAGGGCTGGATGGCATGGTCGAATTCGTCGAAGACGACTACCGCAACGTGCGCGGCAAGTTCGACGCTTTCGTTTCGGTCGGCATGCTGGAACATGTGGGGACGGAGCATTACCAGGAGCTGGGAGCGGTCTTAGACCGGTGCCTCAAACCGGAGGGACGGGGCCTGATCCACACCATAGGGCTGAACTATCCCCGCCCGATGGATGCCTGGGCGGAACGCCATATTTTCCCCGGCGCCAGTCCGCCGAGTCTTGCGCAGATGATGCAGATCTTCGAACCGTTCGATTTTTCCGTTCTGGATGTGGAGAACCTGCGCATGCACTATGCCAGGACGCTCGAACACTGGCTGCAGCGGTACGAGGATAACGTCGAGCGCGTGCAGGAGATGTTCGATGAAAGGTTCGTGCGTGCGTGGCGGCTGTACCTGGCCGGCTCCCTGACCACCTTCAAGACCGGCGACATGCAACTGTTCCAGGTTTCCTTTGCGCGTGCAGGGAACAACCAGATTCCC from Sideroxyarcus emersonii includes:
- a CDS encoding DUF2934 domain-containing protein — protein: MRPSKQSKSSRQIADIPPPIPPDLREKIEISAYYKSAARGFAPGYELDDWLAAEAEISSSGRKDH
- a CDS encoding lysophospholipid acyltransferase family protein, producing MLIRIGVFIFWLIHFLPFRVIVAIGNGLGTLLYPLAGERRKVGMINLALCFPDMSDAVRRKLVREHFKVFCRSLIERSILWWSSADRILGLIRVEGVEHFEAIKDKPSILLMPHFVGMDIGGQWVALHTDGVSMYANQKNRYLTELLLKKRGRFRHQHLYSRQQGLRPILKCIRAGRPFFYLPDQDQGVKDGAFIPFFGVPAATMTSVPRIAQMTGARVVPCVTRLLPGGEGYVLTFYPAWENYPSGDDIADTRRVNEFIEQRVQEIPEQYFWLHKRFKTRPEGAPPLYPK
- a CDS encoding cyclopropane-fatty-acyl-phospholipid synthase family protein translates to MRSERAEEPSSKTIRGEYNYLASAAEPPMTFGGMLSAGARLLLAKIMNALGNPPVQVVLWNGLVIEANHGSSVARVVIRDPGALVKLFIDHELYFGELYSEGRIEVQGNLLEFLEAVFRVWPLRSQDKVVKKLLAPIYDVRRNTIIGARRNIRHHYDIGNSFYKLWLEERMVYTCAYFSHGAASLEEAQLAKMDHVCRKLRLQPGDAVVEAGCGWGALAMHMARHYGAKVRAYNISTEQIAFARQRAAAEGLDGMVEFVEDDYRNVRGKFDAFVSVGMLEHVGTEHYQELGAVLDRCLKPEGRGLIHTIGLNYPRPMDAWAERHIFPGASPPSLAQMMQIFEPFDFSVLDVENLRMHYARTLEHWLQRYEDNVERVQEMFDERFVRAWRLYLAGSLTTFKTGDMQLFQVSFARAGNNQIPWTRQYLYETAHPSTGADHAKL
- a CDS encoding PAS domain-containing protein — encoded protein: MDALQTQVFGSMQYRSGMSEPAALTLDQGGMIQDCTDAGEELFGFSRNELAQHHISLLFPQLSDTALLSNGLINSRLLFLSHCGHLFWAMDRDGEAFFSELFFSQLEYGAHPILRVIVRPSDGAPRPNA